A genomic region of Novipirellula aureliae contains the following coding sequences:
- a CDS encoding (5-formylfuran-3-yl)methyl phosphate synthase has product MPDLLVSVRSFSEYQTVAAEDVGIIDFKEPRKGALSPVDPTLWYQVASFTQKGASRQFESAKLSAALGESDDYKSIVDQLPSEFQYAKVGPCGIDSKEELLPLWEAVRARLPKTTELVAVAYADHAAALCLPPIEIFVLAHKLGFRRCLLDTFTKHGQTTFDHLTIDELLELQQCARESGMKWALAGSLTRQLAQEANRKGIAPDCYAVRGDVCRDGRTSELSVERLRNWVLNHPG; this is encoded by the coding sequence GTGCCGGATTTGCTTGTTAGTGTACGCAGCTTTTCGGAATACCAAACCGTTGCTGCAGAGGATGTTGGGATCATCGATTTTAAAGAGCCTCGCAAGGGAGCGTTGTCACCCGTCGATCCGACGCTTTGGTATCAAGTCGCTTCGTTCACCCAAAAGGGAGCAAGCAGGCAGTTTGAATCCGCGAAGCTATCAGCAGCTTTGGGAGAATCGGACGATTATAAATCGATTGTTGATCAACTGCCGAGTGAATTCCAGTATGCCAAAGTCGGCCCCTGTGGCATCGATTCAAAGGAAGAACTGTTGCCGCTATGGGAAGCGGTCCGGGCCCGACTGCCGAAAACGACTGAATTGGTCGCGGTGGCTTATGCAGACCACGCGGCAGCTCTTTGTTTACCACCGATCGAGATTTTTGTGCTGGCACACAAGCTGGGTTTTCGACGGTGTCTGCTCGATACGTTTACGAAGCATGGCCAAACAACGTTCGATCATTTGACGATCGATGAGCTGTTGGAGTTGCAACAGTGCGCTCGTGAATCGGGGATGAAATGGGCACTTGCAGGTTCGCTGACCCGGCAACTTGCACAGGAAGCAAATCGCAAGGGAATCGCCCCCGATTGTTATGCTGTACGAGGCGATGTGTGCCGCGACGGCCGAACCAGCGAATTGTCGGTCGAGCGTTTAAGAAATTGGGTGTTGAATCATCCGGGATAG
- a CDS encoding Minf_1886 family protein: MITPLQAIRDLLVEDPRFRIEAYQFIRESLHFAQENFDLLAKAAVKSDTSAETSIEPLPEPTHVTGQQLCEACRLYAIDQYGYLAKMVLSNWGIHSTSDFGELVYNLIRIEQMRKSESDRREDFDDVYDFENAFEPDFEIVESKVDSI, encoded by the coding sequence ATGATAACGCCACTTCAAGCAATTCGAGATCTTTTAGTAGAAGACCCTCGTTTCCGAATCGAAGCCTATCAATTTATCCGCGAATCGTTGCATTTCGCTCAGGAGAATTTTGATTTGCTGGCGAAAGCAGCGGTGAAAAGTGATACGTCAGCCGAAACATCGATTGAACCACTGCCAGAACCGACGCACGTCACAGGTCAACAACTTTGTGAAGCTTGCCGACTTTATGCCATCGATCAGTATGGCTATTTGGCAAAAATGGTTTTGTCGAATTGGGGAATTCACTCAACCAGTGATTTTGGTGAATTGGTTTACAACTTGATTCGCATCGAACAGATGCGGAAAAGCGAATCGGATCGCCGAGAGGATTTTGACGACGTGTACGATTTTGAAAATGCATTTGAGCCTGATTTCGAAATCGTAGAAAGCAAGGTCGATTCGATTTAG
- a CDS encoding KpsF/GutQ family sugar-phosphate isomerase: MTAAEKLPIPSELPSTSMVAAPGKTLIERLRMLRKMVATEGYAILHAAGELSSNAVEAAEMTAKCEGCVVVTGVGKAGIIGQKLVATLASTGTPAHFLHPSEAVHGDLGRVREKDLVWAISNSGCSEEVVRIAPHLRENSAGLIAITATTDNPLAAVSDCVVAFGKHLEACPNGLAPTSSTAVMMAVGDGIAMLSSQLRRFTPQDFARFHPGGALGQKLADVDQMMRRLDACRMAQSDISVREAMVRTSKNGRRTGAVMLVTPEGQLDGIFTDSDLARLLETRNDIALDQPISDRMTRQPVTAISGTLLQDAIATMSRRHLSELPVVDRNNRPLGLLDITDVAAMLGEHEEPSILKFKT, encoded by the coding sequence GTGACTGCTGCTGAAAAATTGCCAATTCCTAGCGAATTGCCGTCTACATCAATGGTTGCCGCTCCAGGGAAGACGCTCATTGAGCGGCTTCGCATGCTGCGAAAAATGGTTGCTACCGAGGGCTACGCGATCCTGCATGCGGCGGGCGAACTCAGCAGTAACGCGGTGGAGGCTGCCGAGATGACTGCAAAATGTGAAGGCTGCGTCGTCGTCACGGGGGTTGGAAAAGCTGGCATTATTGGGCAAAAGCTTGTCGCGACGTTGGCTAGCACGGGCACGCCTGCTCATTTCTTGCACCCTTCGGAAGCCGTTCATGGCGATTTGGGGCGAGTCCGCGAGAAGGACTTGGTTTGGGCAATTTCCAACTCGGGGTGCAGTGAGGAAGTTGTTCGCATCGCTCCTCACTTGCGGGAGAATTCTGCGGGCTTGATCGCAATTACGGCGACCACGGACAACCCATTGGCGGCGGTCTCGGATTGCGTCGTCGCGTTTGGGAAGCACCTCGAAGCATGCCCAAACGGTTTGGCTCCAACATCGAGCACGGCAGTGATGATGGCCGTCGGCGACGGGATCGCGATGCTTTCGAGTCAACTGCGTCGTTTTACTCCACAGGACTTTGCCAGATTTCATCCGGGGGGTGCCCTCGGCCAAAAATTGGCGGACGTCGACCAGATGATGCGGCGGCTTGATGCTTGTCGTATGGCGCAGAGCGACATTAGCGTACGCGAGGCTATGGTGCGGACGAGTAAGAATGGCCGCCGCACCGGCGCCGTGATGTTGGTCACGCCCGAAGGTCAGTTAGACGGCATCTTTACCGACAGCGATTTGGCGCGATTGTTGGAAACTCGTAACGACATCGCCTTGGACCAGCCCATTTCGGATCGTATGACTCGCCAACCGGTCACCGCGATTAGCGGTACGCTACTGCAAGATGCGATTGCGACCATGTCACGCCGCCATCTTAGCGAGTTGCCGGTCGTCGATCGAAACAATCGGCCGCTCGGGCTATTGGACATTACCGATGTGGCTGCAATGCTAGGTGAACACGAAGAACCGTCCATCTTGAAATTCAAAACTTAA
- a CDS encoding Gfo/Idh/MocA family protein — MTRVAVVGLGMMGLTHLNVYRSLSNVTIAAICDADADRLSGETTATGNVEGTADASVKSLPAEVRRCSDLNEVIGAADVDVVDICLPTHLHVRFGKQVLLAGQHLIVEKPLARNSTDADELAQAARSAKGLAFVGQCMRFWPGWAWLKDAVNDGRYGKVLAATFRRVVDHPKGAFYENGDLCGGALLDLHIHDTDFVHYLFGMPKSVNSFGYSKNTNEPDHVVTRYLYDHVPLVVAEGGWAMSDGFPFSMSYNLNFENATVDFDINREQSLRICEVGKPIEYPEVDAKMGYDLQLAYFIDCIEKQRKPETVTLENAADTIRIVEAEAESIKTGSAVSLG, encoded by the coding sequence ATGACTCGTGTTGCTGTGGTCGGTTTGGGAATGATGGGGCTAACCCATTTAAATGTTTATCGATCCTTATCGAATGTCACGATTGCAGCAATCTGCGATGCGGATGCCGACCGATTGTCTGGCGAGACCACGGCGACTGGAAACGTCGAAGGAACTGCCGACGCCTCCGTCAAATCATTGCCTGCCGAAGTACGTCGCTGCAGCGATTTGAATGAAGTCATCGGAGCGGCCGACGTCGATGTCGTTGACATTTGCTTGCCCACCCATTTGCATGTCCGTTTTGGGAAACAAGTGCTTTTGGCTGGCCAGCATTTGATTGTCGAGAAACCACTCGCACGTAACAGCACGGACGCCGACGAGTTGGCCCAAGCCGCTCGCTCGGCCAAAGGCCTAGCCTTTGTCGGTCAGTGTATGCGGTTTTGGCCAGGCTGGGCGTGGCTAAAAGACGCAGTCAATGATGGACGCTATGGCAAGGTTTTAGCGGCAACGTTTCGGCGAGTCGTCGACCATCCCAAAGGCGCTTTCTACGAGAATGGCGATCTATGCGGCGGCGCTCTATTGGATTTGCATATCCACGATACGGATTTCGTCCATTATCTATTTGGTATGCCAAAAAGTGTGAACAGTTTTGGCTATTCAAAAAACACGAACGAGCCCGACCATGTCGTGACTCGCTACCTCTACGATCACGTTCCTCTCGTCGTTGCCGAAGGCGGTTGGGCGATGAGCGATGGCTTCCCGTTTAGCATGTCCTACAACCTGAACTTCGAAAACGCAACCGTCGATTTCGATATCAATCGCGAACAATCGCTTCGAATCTGCGAAGTTGGCAAACCGATCGAGTATCCGGAGGTCGATGCAAAGATGGGATACGATCTGCAACTCGCCTACTTTATCGACTGTATCGAGAAACAACGCAAACCGGAAACAGTGACGCTCGAAAACGCAGCTGACACGATTCGAATTGTCGAAGCGGAGGCCGAAAGCATCAAAACGGGCTCAGCGGTCTCACTGGGCTGA
- a CDS encoding ribonuclease D: protein MQYDLINNSDELQQLCDQISESDWIGFDTEFVSEDSYRPELCLIQVALPNRPNDPSGGIRLVIIDPYLLETTEPFWQKLAEPGRTVIAHAAREEIRFCYRFTGKPIAGLFDTQLAAGFVGMEYPASLATLVQKLVGKSLQKGETRTNWRKRPLTKDQINYALQDVTDLDAMYKTLLSQISALERLEWVQEEADNLQRKVIEAETRENWRRVSGSAGLNARQLETVRQLWLWREDRAKQADRIPRRVMRDDLIVELAKRGSDDVKKISGIRGLERRGYNGQYEAIAKAISVALDTPDDQLPQRARGNRKSVSPMLSQFLSTSIACISRQHKLAPPIVGNADDVRELLGYELDQRKSDSLPSLLVGWRGDIVGKPFRRLLAGELAIRVADVTETQPLEFIDVD from the coding sequence GTGCAATACGATTTGATTAACAACAGCGATGAACTACAACAACTTTGCGACCAGATTTCAGAAAGTGATTGGATCGGTTTTGACACCGAATTCGTTTCCGAAGATAGCTATCGGCCCGAGCTTTGTCTAATCCAAGTTGCCTTGCCAAACCGCCCCAACGATCCATCGGGCGGGATTCGATTAGTGATTATCGATCCGTACCTTTTGGAGACGACGGAACCGTTTTGGCAAAAGTTAGCCGAACCTGGGCGGACGGTGATCGCTCATGCCGCTCGCGAAGAGATTCGTTTTTGCTACCGATTCACGGGAAAACCGATCGCGGGACTGTTCGATACCCAATTGGCCGCCGGATTTGTGGGGATGGAATATCCCGCATCGCTTGCCACTTTGGTTCAGAAATTGGTCGGCAAATCGCTGCAAAAAGGAGAAACTCGGACGAATTGGCGTAAGCGACCGTTAACGAAAGACCAAATCAACTACGCCCTCCAAGATGTGACCGATCTCGATGCGATGTACAAGACCTTATTGTCCCAAATCAGTGCGCTGGAGCGGTTGGAATGGGTGCAGGAGGAAGCGGACAATCTGCAACGCAAAGTCATCGAAGCCGAGACTCGCGAAAATTGGCGACGCGTGAGCGGTTCTGCAGGTTTGAATGCGCGTCAACTCGAAACGGTACGCCAACTTTGGCTTTGGCGAGAAGATCGGGCGAAACAGGCCGACCGGATACCGCGGCGCGTGATGCGAGACGATCTGATTGTCGAACTAGCCAAGCGTGGCAGCGACGATGTTAAGAAAATCAGCGGCATTCGCGGTCTCGAACGACGTGGATACAATGGACAATACGAGGCGATTGCCAAAGCGATCTCCGTTGCTCTTGATACCCCCGATGACCAACTTCCCCAACGGGCGCGCGGGAACCGCAAATCGGTGTCGCCGATGCTTAGTCAATTCTTGTCTACCTCGATCGCGTGTATCAGTCGTCAGCACAAACTCGCACCACCAATCGTCGGCAATGCGGACGATGTCCGAGAATTACTCGGCTACGAACTCGATCAACGCAAATCGGACTCGTTGCCTTCGTTGCTAGTCGGATGGCGAGGCGATATTGTCGGAAAACCATTCCGCCGACTCCTTGCCGGAGAACTAGCGATCCGAGTCGCCGATGTCACCGAAACCCAACCTCTCGAATTTATCGATGTTGATTAG
- a CDS encoding sodium-translocating pyrophosphatase: MTVFVWSIAFIGSICALIQAYLFYKTMQTSDPGNDRMQEIAGYVREGANAYLTQQYKVVGVFFLVIVALLAYAAFGLNVQSRWVPFAFLTGGFFSGLAGWFGMKTATLASNRTAAGAQKSLNQGLQVAFRSGAVMGLTVVGLGLLDITLWFAVLYWVLPLVNPDYTMKLVDITVTMLCFGMGASSQALFARVGGGIFTKAADVGADLVGKVEQGIPEDDPRNPATIADNVGDNVGDVAGMGADLYESYCGSILATAALGVAAFSTSELVPSGMNGTQAQLQAMMLPMAIAGIGIFLSIAGIYVVRTKDDATQKNLLSALGRGINLSTFLVAVAAIFLGTWLMPKTLGTTITVGGIALPGVAFSVITGLVAGWIIGKWTEYSTSDEFKPTRNLADQSLTGPATIIIGGIADGMMSVWAPVVVICIATLASFGFANGWNFSDVNFFALGLYGVGIAAVGMLSTLGITLATDAYGPIADNAGGNAEMSGLDPIVRQRTDALDSLGNTTAATGKGFAIGSAALTALALMAAYIEEVRIGFERWGDEVVEVVDADFIKASDGFVVSKYSDANGKMHSATWLVSPTSLAADEELEAAWKAKTFKAGPVEVADMIAYDLDESGAMKVDEFGRPAGARFTATGDKLIFLPTAHIQDFSDYYNFSVMNPKVLVGTFLGVMATLVFCAMTMKAVGRAAQGMVEEVRRQFREKPGIMEGTDMPDYAAPVAISTKAAQREMIVPSLLGLLLPVVTGLLLGVGGVMGLLVGTLTGGFCIAIFMANAGGSWDNAKKYIEAGAHGGKGTDAHKAAVVGDTVGDPFKDTSGPSLNILIKLMSMVSVVVAGLIVRYSLVALGIF, translated from the coding sequence ATGACGGTTTTCGTTTGGTCGATCGCTTTTATCGGTTCGATTTGCGCGTTGATCCAAGCTTACCTGTTCTACAAAACGATGCAGACCTCCGATCCTGGCAACGATCGGATGCAAGAAATCGCTGGCTATGTACGTGAGGGCGCCAACGCTTACCTGACCCAGCAATACAAGGTGGTTGGCGTATTCTTTCTCGTCATTGTGGCACTTCTTGCCTATGCTGCGTTTGGCCTCAACGTGCAAAGTCGCTGGGTTCCATTCGCGTTCCTGACAGGCGGTTTCTTCTCAGGCTTAGCGGGTTGGTTCGGCATGAAGACCGCAACGCTGGCGAGCAATCGGACGGCGGCTGGCGCGCAAAAGTCGCTCAACCAAGGGTTGCAGGTCGCATTCCGATCCGGTGCGGTCATGGGTTTGACGGTCGTCGGCCTCGGTCTACTTGATATTACCCTTTGGTTCGCCGTGCTGTACTGGGTACTCCCGCTCGTGAATCCCGATTACACGATGAAGCTGGTTGATATCACCGTGACGATGCTGTGCTTTGGAATGGGGGCCAGTAGTCAAGCGTTATTTGCTCGCGTCGGCGGTGGTATCTTTACCAAGGCCGCGGACGTCGGAGCGGACTTGGTTGGCAAGGTCGAACAAGGGATTCCCGAGGACGATCCGCGTAACCCAGCAACGATTGCCGACAACGTTGGTGATAACGTCGGCGATGTCGCAGGCATGGGAGCTGACCTCTATGAGTCTTATTGCGGATCGATTTTGGCGACCGCTGCTCTAGGCGTCGCCGCGTTTTCAACAAGCGAGTTGGTTCCAAGCGGGATGAACGGGACGCAAGCTCAACTGCAAGCGATGATGCTGCCGATGGCGATCGCGGGTATTGGCATCTTCTTATCGATTGCCGGCATCTATGTGGTCCGTACAAAGGATGATGCGACGCAAAAGAATTTGCTCTCAGCCCTTGGACGTGGGATCAATCTTTCCACCTTCCTGGTCGCCGTTGCCGCGATTTTCCTCGGTACTTGGTTGATGCCCAAAACCCTGGGGACGACCATAACGGTTGGCGGTATCGCCTTGCCCGGCGTTGCATTTAGCGTGATTACCGGATTGGTTGCCGGATGGATCATTGGCAAATGGACCGAGTATTCCACCAGTGATGAGTTCAAGCCGACAAGAAATTTGGCGGATCAATCGTTGACGGGCCCTGCGACGATCATCATTGGCGGGATTGCCGATGGCATGATGAGTGTTTGGGCGCCCGTGGTCGTCATCTGTATTGCAACACTCGCTTCCTTTGGATTTGCAAACGGTTGGAACTTCTCGGATGTTAACTTCTTTGCACTTGGACTCTACGGCGTCGGGATCGCTGCGGTTGGTATGCTTAGCACTCTCGGCATCACCCTAGCAACCGACGCTTATGGACCGATCGCGGACAATGCGGGTGGCAACGCCGAAATGTCGGGACTCGATCCGATTGTCCGGCAACGTACCGATGCACTCGATAGCCTCGGTAACACCACAGCAGCAACGGGTAAAGGCTTTGCAATCGGATCGGCGGCGCTGACGGCACTTGCGCTAATGGCTGCTTACATCGAAGAAGTTCGCATTGGTTTTGAACGTTGGGGTGACGAGGTCGTGGAAGTGGTCGATGCCGATTTCATCAAGGCATCGGACGGCTTTGTCGTCAGCAAGTACAGTGATGCGAATGGCAAAATGCATTCGGCTACCTGGTTGGTCTCGCCCACCTCGTTGGCAGCCGATGAAGAGCTTGAAGCCGCGTGGAAAGCGAAAACCTTCAAGGCAGGTCCGGTCGAAGTCGCGGACATGATCGCCTACGACCTGGACGAGAGTGGAGCGATGAAGGTCGACGAATTCGGCCGTCCAGCGGGAGCCAGGTTCACCGCGACCGGCGATAAGCTGATCTTCCTACCCACTGCCCACATTCAAGACTTCAGTGACTACTACAACTTTTCGGTGATGAACCCGAAAGTATTGGTTGGCACCTTTTTGGGCGTGATGGCTACTTTGGTCTTCTGTGCAATGACGATGAAAGCGGTCGGGCGTGCCGCTCAGGGGATGGTCGAGGAAGTCCGACGCCAGTTCCGTGAAAAGCCAGGCATTATGGAAGGGACCGACATGCCCGACTACGCGGCGCCGGTCGCAATTAGTACCAAGGCAGCTCAGCGTGAAATGATCGTGCCATCACTACTTGGCCTGTTGCTACCCGTTGTGACGGGGCTCTTGCTCGGCGTTGGAGGAGTCATGGGACTACTCGTGGGAACATTGACGGGAGGTTTTTGTATCGCGATTTTCATGGCGAATGCGGGCGGATCTTGGGATAATGCCAAAAAGTACATTGAAGCCGGTGCGCATGGTGGCAAGGGAACCGATGCTCACAAAGCAGCGGTTGTCGGTGATACCGTTGGCGATCCGTTTAAGGACACGAGTGGCCCGAGTCTCAATATCCTGATCAAGTTGATGAGCATGGTCAGCGTCGTTGTTGCGGGTTTGATCGTTCGCTACAGCTTGGTTGCCCTCGGGATCTTTTAA
- a CDS encoding sodium:solute symporter, which produces MQFLDWVVVGVYFMGLVGIVHWSSKHITSTSDYFLAGRHASWFVIGASLFASNIGSEHIVGLAGNGASSGMAMAHWELHAWVMLLLAWVFVPFYYRSGVFTMPEFLERRFDSRCRWVLSIVSLLAYVFTKVSVTVYAGALVFMSLLPDTFGSPENAFWVGAIVTVIMTGIYTVFGGLRAVLYTEVAQTVVLLLGSFFITWFGLKELGGWGELQAAASASKADFALWRPLVQEGVPWWKNGDFPWLGILIASPVIGIWYWCTDQYIVQRTLASKNLTDARRGAIFGGFLKVWPVMIFLIPGMIGWALHQKGIISIPLRSEGTIDGDQVFATMVTGLLPLGLRGLVVAGLMSALMSSLASLFNSCATLFTIDIYEKLKPGKTDKHYVYVGRLATVAVVVAGLVWIPIMKAMAGGGIYKYLQGVQGYLAPPITAVFLLGLFWRRVNATGAFWGMIIGFVLGMGKLTIEAVVTARGIEEGTLANIADFNFLYYSGVLMLISVFVVVALSLLTAAPSKEQTNGITWGGLSSEDRKAIRNSWDARDFIGSVVVLGMVLGVYLYFSFWLD; this is translated from the coding sequence ATGCAATTCCTTGACTGGGTAGTCGTTGGCGTTTATTTCATGGGCCTCGTTGGCATCGTCCATTGGTCATCCAAGCACATTACATCGACGTCGGACTATTTTTTGGCTGGCAGGCACGCTAGTTGGTTTGTCATTGGTGCGTCGCTTTTTGCTTCGAACATTGGCTCCGAACACATTGTCGGACTGGCGGGAAACGGTGCTTCATCTGGGATGGCGATGGCTCACTGGGAATTGCACGCTTGGGTGATGCTCCTGCTGGCTTGGGTGTTTGTTCCCTTCTACTACCGCAGCGGCGTGTTCACGATGCCCGAGTTTCTTGAGCGGCGGTTTGATTCGCGATGTCGATGGGTGCTATCGATCGTCAGTTTGTTGGCATACGTGTTCACCAAGGTGTCGGTTACCGTTTATGCGGGCGCGCTTGTGTTCATGAGTTTGTTGCCGGACACGTTCGGATCGCCAGAAAACGCATTCTGGGTTGGTGCGATCGTGACGGTGATAATGACAGGTATCTACACGGTCTTCGGCGGTTTGCGTGCGGTTTTGTATACCGAGGTGGCCCAAACGGTTGTCCTGTTGCTTGGTTCGTTTTTCATCACTTGGTTCGGTTTGAAAGAGCTGGGCGGATGGGGAGAGTTACAAGCGGCTGCATCTGCATCGAAAGCCGATTTTGCACTTTGGCGTCCACTGGTCCAGGAGGGTGTACCGTGGTGGAAGAACGGAGATTTTCCATGGCTTGGTATTCTGATCGCGTCGCCGGTGATTGGCATTTGGTATTGGTGTACTGACCAATACATCGTGCAACGGACGTTGGCATCGAAAAATCTAACGGACGCACGCCGCGGGGCAATTTTCGGAGGCTTCCTAAAGGTGTGGCCGGTGATGATTTTCCTGATTCCTGGCATGATCGGTTGGGCACTGCATCAAAAGGGGATTATTTCTATTCCATTGCGTTCAGAGGGCACGATCGATGGAGACCAGGTTTTCGCCACGATGGTAACAGGGCTGCTTCCATTAGGTCTGCGAGGATTGGTCGTCGCGGGTCTGATGTCGGCTCTGATGAGTTCGCTGGCATCTCTGTTCAATTCATGTGCAACGCTATTCACGATCGATATTTACGAAAAGCTCAAGCCGGGTAAAACGGACAAGCACTACGTCTATGTTGGGCGATTGGCGACGGTGGCTGTCGTTGTCGCCGGTCTGGTCTGGATTCCGATCATGAAAGCGATGGCTGGCGGCGGCATCTACAAATACTTGCAAGGCGTCCAGGGCTATCTTGCCCCGCCGATTACGGCGGTGTTTTTGCTTGGACTATTTTGGCGCCGCGTAAACGCGACCGGAGCTTTTTGGGGAATGATTATCGGTTTCGTGCTCGGAATGGGCAAACTGACAATCGAGGCGGTGGTAACAGCCCGTGGAATCGAGGAGGGAACTTTGGCGAATATTGCGGACTTCAATTTCCTTTACTATTCCGGCGTGTTGATGTTGATCAGTGTGTTCGTTGTCGTCGCACTTTCGCTTTTAACAGCAGCACCAAGCAAGGAGCAAACCAACGGTATCACCTGGGGTGGACTCTCTTCGGAGGACCGTAAGGCAATTCGCAACAGTTGGGATGCAAGGGATTTTATCGGCTCGGTTGTTGTTCTGGGAATGGTCCTTGGCGTGTATCTCTATTTTAGTTTTTGGTTGGATTGA
- a CDS encoding KdsC family phosphatase, with product MPERLKSDTAVAEEITCILSDVDGVLTDGRIIYSGEGIETKQFHARDGLGIKVWMRCGFAFGLVTARSSVVVERRASELGIAHVSQGAEDKLPAVKEMIAAIGCKPHQVCYLGDDLPDLPVMRYVGLAVAPCDASTDARETAQWVLRSAGGAGAVRETVERLLRATNKWKQVLK from the coding sequence ATGCCCGAACGACTGAAAAGCGACACCGCCGTCGCGGAGGAGATTACTTGCATTCTATCCGATGTGGATGGAGTGTTGACGGATGGGCGGATCATTTATAGCGGCGAAGGAATCGAAACGAAGCAATTCCATGCTCGCGATGGGTTGGGAATCAAGGTTTGGATGCGATGCGGTTTTGCGTTCGGTTTGGTGACGGCGCGATCGAGTGTCGTTGTCGAGCGACGGGCTTCCGAGTTAGGGATTGCTCATGTGTCGCAGGGTGCCGAAGACAAACTTCCGGCCGTCAAGGAAATGATTGCGGCCATCGGCTGCAAACCGCACCAGGTTTGCTATCTCGGCGACGATTTGCCTGACCTTCCCGTCATGCGGTACGTTGGTTTGGCCGTGGCGCCATGCGATGCATCGACCGATGCACGCGAGACCGCGCAATGGGTCCTGCGTTCCGCTGGCGGCGCAGGAGCCGTTCGGGAAACGGTCGAGCGGCTGCTACGTGCAACCAATAAGTGGAAACAAGTCCTGAAATAG
- a CDS encoding carbon storage regulator, whose product MLILSRKETESIRIGNDIVVIVTRIGRGRVKIGIDAPRETPIRRAELVEKPRAGETLCVPIESLTDPLGVSPLRLPSHTSAVLP is encoded by the coding sequence ATGCTAATTCTTAGCCGCAAAGAAACTGAGTCGATTCGTATCGGCAACGACATCGTTGTCATCGTCACCCGCATTGGACGGGGGCGAGTCAAGATTGGGATCGATGCACCGCGTGAAACGCCCATTCGCCGTGCTGAATTGGTTGAAAAACCCAGGGCAGGTGAGACGCTCTGCGTTCCGATCGAGTCATTGACCGACCCCTTGGGAGTATCACCGCTACGATTGCCGTCGCATACAAGTGCGGTCTTACCCTGA